In one window of Micromonospora cathayae DNA:
- a CDS encoding nucleotidyltransferase family protein, whose translation MSDAVQVCAVVLAAGEGTRLRPLTERLPKALCPVGNVPLLDLALERVAGLGLTGPGQVAVNACYLGDQVVRHVGSRAHLSVEPGDPLGTAGGIGNLRDWIAGRGVLVGNADAYLAHPDAAPGPDVAALLDGWDGETVRLLGQPAPDPAEPGTFDGHRFVGFSLLPWRLVRDLPPTFGDLVRAVWRPAEAAGALEVVPFTGTFYDTGTPGDYLAANLHAAGGGCLLDPGATVTGQCRQAVVGAGATVAGTAIRAVVWPGATVRRDEFLRDAIRAGVDLTVPA comes from the coding sequence GTGAGCGACGCGGTGCAGGTCTGCGCGGTGGTGCTCGCCGCCGGGGAGGGCACCCGGCTGCGCCCGCTGACCGAACGGCTGCCCAAGGCGCTCTGCCCGGTGGGCAACGTCCCGCTGCTGGACCTGGCCCTGGAGCGGGTCGCCGGGCTCGGCCTGACCGGCCCCGGCCAGGTCGCGGTGAACGCCTGCTACCTGGGTGACCAGGTGGTCCGGCACGTCGGCTCCCGGGCGCACCTCTCGGTCGAGCCGGGTGACCCGCTGGGTACCGCCGGCGGGATCGGCAACCTGCGGGACTGGATCGCCGGCCGGGGCGTACTGGTCGGCAACGCCGACGCCTACCTGGCCCATCCGGACGCCGCGCCCGGCCCGGACGTCGCCGCTCTGCTCGACGGTTGGGACGGGGAGACGGTACGCCTGCTCGGCCAGCCCGCGCCGGACCCGGCCGAGCCGGGCACCTTCGACGGCCACCGGTTCGTCGGCTTCTCGCTGCTGCCCTGGCGACTGGTCCGTGACCTGCCGCCGACCTTCGGTGACCTGGTACGCGCGGTCTGGCGGCCGGCGGAGGCGGCCGGGGCGCTGGAGGTGGTGCCGTTCACCGGCACCTTCTACGACACCGGTACCCCCGGCGACTACCTCGCGGCGAACCTGCACGCCGCCGGGGGCGGGTGCCTGCTCGATCCGGGTGCCACGGTGACCGGCCAGTGCCGGCAGGCGGTGGTCGGGGCGGGCGCGACGGTGGCCGGCACGGCCATCCGCGCGGTGGTCTGGCCGGGCGCGACGGTACGCCGGGACGAGTTCCTCCGCGACGCGATCCGGGCCGGCGTAGACCTCACCGTCCCTGCCTGA
- a CDS encoding Lrp/AsnC family transcriptional regulator — protein sequence MITAIVLIDCATDSIPEVAEALAALPGVSEVYSVAGHVDLIAMVRVREFEQIAQVIAGSISKVPGVINTESHIAFRAYSQHDLEEAFAIGLANAD from the coding sequence GTGATCACCGCCATCGTGCTGATCGACTGCGCCACCGACTCGATTCCCGAGGTGGCCGAGGCGTTGGCCGCTCTGCCCGGGGTCAGCGAGGTCTACTCGGTAGCCGGTCACGTGGATCTGATCGCCATGGTCCGGGTCCGGGAGTTCGAGCAGATCGCCCAGGTGATCGCCGGCAGCATCTCCAAGGTGCCCGGGGTGATCAACACCGAGTCGCACATCGCCTTCCGGGCGTACTCGCAGCACGACCTGGAGGAGGCGTTCGCGATCGGCCTCGCCAACGCCGACTGA
- a CDS encoding DEDD exonuclease domain-containing protein: MTAAEYVQETLAGLGPVGSGVDPALPLHAVTFVVVDLETTGGAPDGGGITEIGAVKVRGGEELGVLGTLVNPGQPVPPFITVLTGITEAMLLPAPPIEQVLPSFLEFITDAVLVAHNAPYDVGFLKAACAKHGYRWPNPRVLDTAALARRVLTADEVPNRKLGTLAAYFRTATRPTHRALDDARATVDVLHGLIGRLGGHRVHTLGDAIEFARAVSPTQRRKRYLAEGLPKAPGVYIFRAADDRPLYVGTSGDIATRVRSYFTAAEKRARISEMLAAAERVEAVECAHSLEAEVRELRLIAAHAPPYNRRSKFPERVVWLKLTGGPYPRLSVVREVGPADDAYLGPFGSRRAAELAAAAFHDALPLRQCTHRLSLRVVTPACALAELGRCPAPCEHRITPEEYDHRAALPFRTATVSDPQPVVDALLARIDALAADQRYEEAAVVRSRLAAVLRATVRMQRLAGLTRIAELAAARPAAGGGWELALVRHGRLAGAGVSPPRVHPRPTLQLIRATAETVSPGHGPVPAATAEETERILSWLERPETRLVEMSSGWSSPVGGAARFRSLLAKAEDAVSAQLSTERS; this comes from the coding sequence GTGACCGCAGCGGAGTACGTGCAGGAGACGCTGGCCGGGCTGGGGCCGGTCGGCTCGGGCGTGGACCCGGCGCTCCCGCTGCACGCGGTCACCTTCGTGGTGGTCGACCTGGAGACCACCGGCGGCGCGCCGGACGGCGGCGGGATCACCGAGATCGGCGCGGTCAAGGTACGCGGTGGCGAGGAGCTGGGCGTGCTGGGCACCCTGGTCAACCCCGGTCAGCCGGTCCCGCCGTTCATCACCGTGCTGACCGGCATCACCGAGGCGATGCTGCTGCCGGCGCCGCCGATCGAGCAGGTGCTGCCGAGTTTCCTGGAGTTCATCACCGACGCGGTGCTGGTGGCCCACAACGCCCCGTACGACGTGGGTTTCCTCAAGGCCGCCTGCGCGAAGCACGGCTACCGCTGGCCAAACCCGCGGGTGCTGGACACGGCGGCGCTGGCCCGCCGGGTGCTCACCGCCGACGAGGTGCCCAACCGCAAGCTCGGCACCCTCGCCGCGTACTTCCGGACCGCCACCCGGCCCACCCACCGGGCGCTGGACGACGCCCGGGCCACCGTCGACGTGCTGCACGGGTTGATCGGCCGGCTGGGCGGGCACCGGGTGCACACCCTGGGCGACGCGATCGAGTTCGCCCGGGCGGTCTCCCCCACCCAGCGTCGCAAGCGGTACCTCGCCGAGGGGCTGCCGAAGGCGCCCGGGGTGTACATCTTCCGGGCCGCCGACGACCGGCCGCTCTACGTCGGCACCTCCGGGGACATCGCGACCCGGGTCCGCAGCTACTTCACCGCCGCCGAGAAGCGGGCCCGGATCTCCGAGATGCTGGCCGCCGCCGAGCGGGTGGAGGCGGTCGAGTGCGCCCACTCCCTGGAGGCGGAGGTACGGGAGCTGCGGTTGATCGCGGCGCACGCCCCGCCGTACAACCGGCGGTCGAAGTTCCCCGAGCGGGTGGTCTGGCTGAAGCTCACCGGCGGGCCGTACCCGCGGCTGTCGGTGGTCCGGGAGGTCGGGCCGGCCGACGACGCGTACCTGGGGCCGTTCGGGTCGCGGCGGGCGGCGGAGCTGGCGGCGGCGGCGTTCCACGACGCGCTGCCGCTGCGCCAGTGCACGCACCGCCTGTCGCTGCGGGTGGTGACGCCGGCCTGCGCGCTGGCCGAGCTGGGTCGCTGCCCGGCGCCCTGCGAACACCGGATCACCCCCGAGGAGTACGACCACCGCGCGGCGCTGCCGTTCCGCACCGCCACCGTGAGCGATCCGCAGCCGGTGGTGGACGCGCTGCTGGCCCGGATCGACGCGCTCGCCGCCGACCAGCGGTACGAGGAGGCGGCGGTGGTCCGGTCCCGGCTGGCGGCGGTGCTGCGGGCCACGGTACGGATGCAACGACTGGCCGGGCTGACCCGGATCGCCGAGCTGGCCGCCGCCCGGCCGGCCGCCGGTGGCGGCTGGGAGCTGGCGCTGGTGCGGCACGGCCGGCTCGCCGGAGCCGGGGTCTCCCCACCGAGGGTCCACCCTCGACCGACGTTGCAGCTGATCCGGGCCACCGCCGAGACGGTCTCACCCGGGCACGGGCCGGTCCCGGCGGCCACCGCCGAGGAGACCGAACGGATCCTGTCCTGGTTGGAGCGACCGGAGACCCGGCTGGTCGAGATGTCGTCCGGTTGGTCCTCTCCGGTCGGCGGCGCGGCCCGGTTCCGGAGCCTGCTGGCGAAAGCGGAAGACGCGGTGTCGGCCCAACTATCGACCGAACGCTCATGA
- a CDS encoding DUF4142 domain-containing protein, with product MRGMKRLGVLVALTLAGLAPAAAAQAAQPSTQDRQYLQAIHQVNLAEIVTGKLAQQKGQNEQVKQLGGQFVTDHTQLDQQVQQIAKQLNVNLPGEPTADQQAVVNQLNNVSGAQFDKQWVTAELAGHVQAIQATQTEISQGSEQSVVQLAQDALPVLQMHYDSLVALAEELGVPVPQASASGTASPGASGTPAPAPSVSRPASPPTSGGPASTPAPSRSAPGQGGVTPAPTGS from the coding sequence ATGAGGGGTATGAAACGGCTCGGGGTGCTGGTCGCCCTGACGCTGGCCGGGCTGGCCCCCGCCGCCGCCGCGCAGGCGGCGCAGCCGTCGACCCAGGACCGCCAGTACCTGCAGGCGATCCACCAGGTGAACCTGGCCGAGATCGTCACCGGCAAGCTGGCCCAGCAGAAGGGGCAGAACGAGCAGGTCAAGCAGCTCGGTGGGCAGTTCGTCACCGACCACACGCAGCTCGACCAGCAGGTGCAGCAGATCGCGAAGCAGCTGAACGTCAACCTGCCGGGTGAGCCCACCGCCGACCAGCAGGCGGTGGTGAACCAGCTCAACAACGTCAGTGGCGCCCAGTTCGACAAGCAGTGGGTGACCGCCGAACTGGCCGGCCACGTCCAGGCCATCCAGGCCACCCAGACCGAGATCTCGCAGGGCTCCGAGCAGTCCGTGGTACAGCTCGCCCAGGACGCCCTGCCGGTCCTCCAGATGCACTACGACTCGCTGGTGGCCCTGGCGGAGGAGCTGGGCGTCCCGGTCCCGCAGGCCAGCGCCAGCGGTACGGCCAGCCCGGGGGCCAGCGGTACGCCCGCTCCGGCCCCGTCGGTGAGCCGGCCCGCGTCGCCGCCCACCTCGGGTGGCCCGGCGAGCACGCCGGCCCCGAGCCGCAGCGCTCCGGGGCAGGGCGGGGTCACGCCGGCCCCCACGGGTAGCTGA
- a CDS encoding NUDIX hydrolase, which translates to MIPRSRATARAVVYRTFYRLPVSMRRRLVRLTVPKYIVGAVTLVRDSEAAPPGRLLLLRQPPGHSWSLPAGLLKRGEDPVVGAARELAEESGLRLSPDRLRPAVPNAVVHAKGWVDVVFEADVPAAQAELVVDGAEVFEAAWHRLDDLPRLSRATARLLAYYGIGPLATGTDA; encoded by the coding sequence ATGATCCCCCGTTCCCGCGCCACCGCTCGGGCCGTCGTCTACCGGACCTTCTACCGCCTGCCGGTGTCGATGCGCCGACGGCTGGTCCGGCTGACCGTCCCGAAGTACATCGTCGGCGCGGTGACCCTGGTCCGGGACAGCGAGGCGGCCCCACCCGGCCGGCTGCTGCTGCTGCGCCAGCCCCCCGGCCACAGCTGGAGCCTCCCCGCCGGTCTGCTGAAGCGCGGTGAGGACCCGGTGGTGGGCGCGGCCCGTGAGCTGGCCGAGGAGTCCGGCCTCCGGCTCTCCCCCGACCGGTTGCGCCCGGCCGTGCCGAACGCCGTGGTGCACGCCAAGGGCTGGGTGGACGTGGTCTTCGAGGCGGACGTGCCGGCGGCACAGGCCGAGCTGGTGGTCGACGGCGCAGAGGTCTTCGAGGCCGCCTGGCACCGGCTGGACGACCTGCCCCGGCTGAGCCGGGCCACCGCCCGGCTGCTCGCCTACTACGGCATCGGCCCGCTCGCCACCGGGACGGACGCGTGA
- a CDS encoding RelA/SpoT family protein, with protein sequence MDVDAGHGAALGGALPTPAGDLPLARRLRSLLSWPAADNDPVTQLVRAHRGIHPSADAAVLRKAYSIAENMHRGQFRKSGEPYITHPFAVAQICADLGMDTTTLVAALLHDTVEDTRYTLQALAGDFGHEVAHLVDGVTKFDKAFYGKAAEAETIRKMIIAAGKDVRVLIIKLADRLHNMRTLGVRSAASRNRIATKTLDVLVPLCDRLGIQALKRELDDVVLLHLQPEEYTRIQRFVHDRPGWDAYLREVTARTRVALRRSRVDATVDPRPRHLYSIWKDTVAGNHAMPFDLPRIAIVVDGPATDCYAALGAVHGLWRPVPGRFKDFIASPKNNLYRSLHTTVIGPQDRTVEVLIRTQEMHRSAEYGVAADFRFPRPEGSARAQQLDWLRRVLDWEQDAPDPNQFLRSLRCDLSEAQIQVFAEGRQVLLPAGATPVDLAYELGTERGDRCLAAKINGRLAPLSSQLDEGDVVEIFTETDTDNGLDPLGVPRGPRREWLDFVKSPHAQMQINRWFADHTEPGISIADKVRLGRATIGLALRKHDRGLASDLPLLRLSEELGYPDLETMLVAVFDRALEPDTVVTQLIDLVDHRQ encoded by the coding sequence GTGGACGTCGACGCCGGACACGGCGCCGCCCTGGGGGGCGCCCTTCCCACACCGGCCGGCGACCTGCCGCTGGCCCGCCGCCTGCGGTCGCTGCTGTCCTGGCCGGCCGCCGACAACGACCCGGTCACCCAGCTGGTCCGCGCCCACCGGGGCATCCATCCGAGCGCCGACGCGGCGGTGCTGCGCAAGGCGTACTCCATCGCGGAGAACATGCACCGCGGCCAGTTCCGCAAGAGCGGTGAGCCGTACATCACCCACCCGTTCGCGGTCGCGCAGATCTGCGCGGACCTGGGCATGGACACCACCACCCTGGTCGCCGCGCTGCTGCACGACACGGTGGAGGACACCCGCTACACCCTCCAGGCGCTGGCCGGGGACTTCGGCCACGAGGTGGCCCACCTGGTCGACGGGGTGACCAAGTTCGACAAGGCGTTCTACGGCAAGGCCGCCGAGGCGGAGACCATCCGGAAGATGATCATCGCGGCGGGCAAGGACGTCCGGGTCCTGATCATCAAGCTGGCCGACCGGCTGCACAACATGCGGACCCTCGGCGTCCGCTCGGCGGCCTCCCGCAACCGGATCGCCACCAAGACCCTCGACGTGCTGGTGCCGCTCTGCGACCGGCTCGGCATCCAGGCCCTCAAACGCGAGCTGGACGACGTGGTGCTGCTGCACCTCCAGCCGGAGGAGTACACCCGCATCCAGCGGTTCGTGCACGACCGGCCGGGCTGGGACGCGTACCTGCGGGAGGTCACCGCCCGGACCCGGGTGGCGCTGCGCCGCAGCCGGGTGGACGCGACCGTGGACCCCCGGCCCCGGCACCTCTACTCGATCTGGAAGGACACCGTCGCCGGCAACCACGCCATGCCGTTCGACCTGCCCCGGATCGCGATCGTGGTGGACGGTCCGGCCACCGACTGTTACGCCGCCCTCGGCGCGGTGCACGGGCTGTGGCGGCCGGTGCCGGGCCGGTTCAAGGACTTCATTGCCTCCCCGAAGAACAACCTCTACCGCTCGCTGCACACCACCGTGATCGGCCCGCAGGACCGTACCGTCGAGGTGCTGATCCGCACCCAGGAGATGCACCGCAGCGCCGAGTACGGCGTCGCCGCCGACTTCCGCTTCCCCCGCCCGGAAGGCTCGGCCCGCGCCCAGCAACTCGACTGGCTGCGCCGGGTGCTGGACTGGGAGCAGGACGCCCCCGACCCGAACCAGTTCCTCCGGTCGCTGCGCTGCGACCTGTCCGAGGCGCAGATCCAGGTGTTCGCCGAGGGCCGGCAGGTCCTGCTGCCCGCCGGGGCCACCCCGGTCGACCTGGCGTACGAGCTGGGCACCGAGCGGGGCGACCGGTGCCTCGCCGCCAAGATCAACGGCCGGCTGGCGCCGCTGTCCTCGCAGCTCGACGAGGGCGACGTGGTGGAGATCTTCACCGAGACCGACACCGACAACGGCCTCGACCCGCTCGGCGTGCCCCGGGGGCCCCGCCGGGAATGGCTGGACTTCGTCAAGTCGCCGCACGCCCAGATGCAGATCAACCGGTGGTTCGCCGACCACACCGAGCCGGGCATCTCGATCGCCGACAAGGTCCGGCTGGGCCGGGCCACCATCGGCTTGGCGCTGCGCAAGCACGACCGGGGCCTGGCCAGCGACCTGCCGCTGCTGCGGCTGTCCGAGGAGCTCGGCTACCCCGACCTGGAGACCATGCTGGTGGCCGTCTTCGACCGGGCCCTCGAACCGGACACCGTGGTCACCCAGCTCATCGACCTGGTCGACCACCGGCAGTGA
- a CDS encoding NYN domain-containing protein: protein MPLTAPSDDPLPDQGAVDAGLGAGPEATVPPDATTGREATTVPETVSVPEATTVPEASTAPEAATGPEATTGPEVPPAAAATGGTEALEPEPVLPEPVRQRIVALTAAVLPGLPGDEVPVPLRRVAKFAPNRRARLGAPAIATQLTADPLFRQRVTARVLADAGDLGTAVVEGTAPAAADPVEVAALAYLVRPTGWRSLIEASGAAVRAEADSAVVAELVREAEQRATRAEHDRAVARVEAEKLRDELARVRDELGQLREEHRVLARTLRETQARERRANELLATERGRATRAAADLDAELRRARARLAEAEAAAGVARASAKEARSVDDARLWLLLETIGQAAVGLRRELALDPVDRLPADFVADTFADQPTTAPAGPAARARDTDDPARLDQLLALPRAHLVVDGYNVTKRGFGDMSLEQQRKRLITGLGGIAAQTGDEVTVVFDGAERMHGLPPAPRGVRVLFSRKGETADELIRRLVRAEPPGRPVVVISSDREVADGVRRHGAYPLGADSLLRRLARS, encoded by the coding sequence ATGCCCCTCACCGCGCCGTCCGACGACCCCCTCCCCGACCAGGGGGCGGTCGACGCTGGGCTCGGTGCCGGTCCGGAGGCGACGGTCCCTCCGGACGCGACGACCGGTCGGGAGGCGACCACCGTCCCGGAGACGGTCAGCGTTCCGGAGGCGACGACCGTCCCGGAGGCGAGCACCGCTCCGGAGGCGGCGACCGGCCCGGAGGCGACCACCGGCCCGGAGGTGCCTCCCGCTGCGGCGGCGACCGGCGGGACGGAGGCGCTGGAGCCCGAGCCGGTGCTGCCCGAACCGGTCCGGCAGCGGATCGTGGCGCTCACCGCCGCCGTGCTGCCCGGCCTCCCCGGCGACGAGGTGCCGGTGCCGCTGCGCCGGGTCGCCAAGTTCGCCCCCAACCGGCGGGCCCGGCTCGGCGCGCCGGCCATCGCCACGCAGCTGACCGCCGACCCGCTGTTCCGGCAGCGGGTCACCGCCCGGGTGCTGGCCGACGCCGGTGACCTGGGCACCGCGGTGGTCGAGGGCACCGCGCCGGCCGCCGCCGACCCGGTCGAGGTGGCCGCGTTGGCGTACCTCGTCCGGCCCACCGGTTGGCGGAGCCTGATCGAGGCCAGCGGCGCGGCGGTACGCGCCGAGGCGGACAGCGCGGTCGTCGCCGAGCTGGTCCGGGAGGCCGAGCAGCGGGCCACCCGGGCCGAACACGACCGGGCGGTGGCCCGGGTGGAGGCCGAGAAACTCCGCGACGAGCTGGCCCGGGTCCGCGACGAGTTGGGGCAGCTCCGCGAGGAGCACCGGGTGCTCGCCCGGACGCTGCGGGAGACCCAGGCCCGGGAACGCCGCGCCAACGAGCTGCTCGCCACCGAACGGGGCCGGGCCACCCGGGCCGCCGCCGACCTGGACGCCGAGCTGCGTCGGGCCCGGGCCCGGCTGGCCGAGGCGGAAGCCGCCGCCGGAGTGGCCCGGGCCAGCGCGAAGGAGGCCCGGTCGGTCGACGACGCCCGGCTGTGGCTGCTGCTGGAGACGATCGGCCAGGCGGCCGTCGGGCTCCGCCGCGAGCTGGCCCTGGACCCGGTGGACCGGCTGCCCGCCGACTTCGTCGCCGACACCTTCGCCGACCAGCCGACCACGGCCCCGGCCGGTCCGGCCGCCCGGGCCCGGGACACCGACGATCCGGCCCGGTTGGACCAGCTGCTCGCGCTGCCCCGCGCGCACCTGGTGGTGGACGGCTACAACGTGACCAAGCGCGGCTTCGGTGACATGTCCCTGGAGCAGCAGCGCAAGCGCCTGATCACCGGTCTCGGCGGGATCGCCGCACAGACCGGCGACGAGGTCACCGTGGTCTTCGACGGCGCGGAACGGATGCACGGGCTGCCGCCGGCCCCGCGCGGGGTCCGGGTGCTCTTCTCCCGCAAGGGGGAGACCGCCGACGAGCTGATCCGCCGCCTGGTCCGGGCCGAACCGCCGGGCCGGCCGGTGGTGGTGATCTCCTCCGACCGTGAGGTCGCGGACGGGGTACGCCGGCACGGCGCGTACCCGCTCGGCGCGGACTCGCTGCTGCGGCGGCTCGCCCGGTCCTGA